Below is a genomic region from Leptospira selangorensis.
TTGATGAAACTAAAAGCTTGATTGGGCAACAATCAACTGCAATTGATAGTCAAGGTAAAGTTGTCGAAACAGCTTTGAAATATTCTGAATCATTCTCTCCTGAAAAATTAGAAAAGATTATTAGGAGAGAGGCTGAGTTAGAACAGAGAGAAGAAAGAGAAAAAATCATTGCTGAATATGATCAAAAGCTAATGAAAGCCGAACAGAATAGCTTATCTAGAATGCAGGCAGAGGTAATAGTCAATCATATGGCAGACAATTACGTTGTCCCTATATTATTAGGTTTACTTCCGTTAGTTTTTGATATGCCTGTGGATGAAAGACGCGATTTTTTTGAGGGAATCAAAAATGAGAGCGCAAAAAAAATGATTGTGAACACATATGAAAAAATTCTAACAAAACTTCAAGAGATGAAAAATGCTGAAGAAGGTGAATAAGCTTTAGCTTTAAAATATCCTGAAGAATAGCACTGCGCTTAACTATCGGTGCTTCCGCTACGCTTCGAGCTTGCTTCGCAACTCTCGCTCGGGCTACGCCACATTTGCGTCTGTCACTTCGTTTGCAGAGCAAACTCGTGCCATTGCAAACGTCGGAACACCTTGGTCGTTAGGCGCAATAAATAAGGAATCATTTTGAAAAAGATAAAATTAACATTTACCCCAACAGTCGATGAAATTATCGATGCTAGCTATCGGTTATTTTTAAAAACAGATTTTTATAAGGCAAAAATTAAAGGAAGGCCAACTCGCGTAAAAATCTGGATAGTATTATTCTTGGTATTGATATTTTTGATATATGCTTCATCTGATAAAGCAATTGGCTTTATTCTACTTACTCTTATCGCCATGGCCTCTTCATACGAATATTTCTACCCTCGAGTAGTTAAAAGAAATATGGCCAAATTTATTAGAATGGAAACAGGGCCAGAAATGAGCCCTGAAGAAATTGTAATTAGCGCAAATGGGATTACATCAAAGGTTAAAGATATTAGCATTAATTATTCTTGGAATGATTTAACTGAGGTTAAGATTAATGACTCTGACATTGAAATCTATTTTTATAAAAAGGGATTAATAGTGTTGAGGAAAAGATACCTAAATCACCCTTCAGAATTTGAAGCTATTATTGAAATTTGCAATTCAGCCTCTTCCGAGTTGAAGACAGATCTTTCGTCAAATTGAGTTCAATATAATTGCACGGATCTAAAAATTCTTTAGATCTTATTTACTGCGCCTAACTGTCGGCTTATCGCTGCGCTTCGAGATTGCTTTCGCAACTCTCGCTTGGCCTCCGGCACATTTTGCTTTGTCACTCATCTTGCATGGCAAGCTTCGTGCCAAGTGCTTCCGCACGCGCAAAACGTCGATAACCCTTGGTCGTTAAGCGTACATGCCTGCAAACTTTGTTTTTATTATTTTAGGATTTGAAGCTTGGATTTCGTGTTAATCATTTCTAAAACTAATTTAGATTTCAATTTTTGAGCATCCGTTTCATCGCACTAGTGGAGCGTTGGCCTGCGATATTGTTTTAGGGTAACCGCTTTAATGCGGTAACCATTTCCGTAAGAGTAAATTACGAAGTGCGATTGAAACGTCTGGAATAGTATGGACAGTTACAATTTGTCCGTCTTGAATTTTACTTTAATAGGGAATAGATCTCGGACACAGTTGCTGTCCGTGCAGTCACGTCGCTTAACTATCGGCTTGGCGTTGCGCTTCGGGCTCACTTCGTGCCCCTCGCTCCAGGCTACGCCACATTTCGCTTTGTCACTCGTCTTGCAAAGCAAGTCTCGTGCCAAGTGCTTACGCACTCGCGAAACGTCGCCAACCCTTGGTCGTTAGACGCAATTATGAAAATAACTATGACGAAAGAAAAATTAGAATTT
It encodes:
- a CDS encoding YcxB family protein encodes the protein MKKIKLTFTPTVDEIIDASYRLFLKTDFYKAKIKGRPTRVKIWIVLFLVLIFLIYASSDKAIGFILLTLIAMASSYEYFYPRVVKRNMAKFIRMETGPEMSPEEIVISANGITSKVKDISINYSWNDLTEVKINDSDIEIYFYKKGLIVLRKRYLNHPSEFEAIIEICNSASSELKTDLSSN